Proteins encoded in a region of the Carassius auratus strain Wakin unplaced genomic scaffold, ASM336829v1 scaf_tig00216162, whole genome shotgun sequence genome:
- the LOC113097254 gene encoding natriuretic peptides A-like, with the protein MIRGLILTGLLLLLWSQMDVQAHMLSRHSPVSNMAKLKGLLQQLEEAVATEEAPERAVDYEDSLPALEQSPASVSWDRDRDREEEAAPAEDTSPPDGFETQRNRLIDLLMSTRSKSLSGCFGGRLDRIGSSSTIGCNSKKG; encoded by the exons ATGATCAGAGGACTTATTCTCACAGGACTACTGCTCCTGCTCTGGAGCCAGATGGATGTACAAGCTCACATGTTGAGCAGACACAGTCCCGTCAGCAACATGGCCAAGCTGAAG GGCTTGCTGCAGCAGCTTGAGGAGGCGGTGGCCACAGAAGAGGCTCCTGAGAGAGCCGTCGATTATGAGGACAGCCTCCCGGCGCTGGAGCAGAGCCCGGCTTCTGTGTCCTGGGACAGAGACAGAGACCGAGAGGAGGAAGCAGCTCCGGCGGAGGACACCAGCCCCCCGGATGGATTTGAGACGCAGAGGAATCGCCTCATAGATCTCCTCATGTCAACCCGGAGCAAAAGCCTGTCTGGCTGTTTCGGGGGACGGCTGGATCGTATAGGGTCCTCCAGCACCATTGGGTGCAACTCTAAAAAAGGTTAG